Proteins from a single region of Nitrospinaceae bacterium:
- a CDS encoding (Fe-S)-binding protein, whose translation MAIESAGMYADFMDERVAQITEACTACGKCFEVCPMNAYDNFSGANSEQVTSGVLGILNGKKFSLEAQKWVENCEKSGVCIEACPEDVNPREMISYAKLKLKESAGELSEIKVESRDYFQVLSRTIRLMAALQIEPEVFKRLTAVRGGKKTSAESVFYFGCNILQTPHILLSCMDVFDRMGLDYEVAGGVAHCCGINHIRRGDLEGGAAMGRRSLDMFKAYNPENVITFCPTCQMQYTENINIYSGPQGDSLPFIHISRYLMERIDDLKALFIRPVNKRVAVHLHGGTDGVEENVQGILRNVPGLEVVEIEQHADHGYQCPTLHVPGAKDALHEKLFASAVAAGADSIATIYHGCHRDLCGEEGNHPVEVENFMSILGQAMGFEYPDWTKTFKLYEDMDRVLDEAGDLLRANGLNPENVREQLQKSLYS comes from the coding sequence ATGGCGATTGAATCGGCGGGGATGTATGCGGATTTCATGGATGAGCGGGTAGCTCAGATCACCGAAGCGTGCACAGCATGTGGAAAGTGTTTTGAGGTTTGCCCAATGAATGCTTATGACAATTTCTCTGGGGCGAACTCCGAGCAGGTGACATCAGGTGTTCTCGGTATATTGAATGGAAAGAAATTTTCACTCGAGGCTCAAAAATGGGTGGAGAATTGCGAGAAGAGTGGGGTATGCATCGAGGCTTGTCCCGAGGATGTGAACCCTAGGGAAATGATCTCCTATGCGAAACTCAAGTTAAAGGAATCTGCCGGCGAACTTTCTGAAATTAAGGTTGAGAGCCGAGATTATTTTCAGGTTCTGAGTCGGACAATTCGCCTTATGGCTGCTCTCCAGATTGAGCCTGAAGTTTTTAAGCGCTTAACCGCCGTGCGTGGCGGGAAGAAGACCAGTGCAGAATCCGTGTTTTATTTTGGTTGTAATATTCTACAGACCCCGCACATTCTGCTTTCATGTATGGATGTTTTTGACCGAATGGGTCTTGATTACGAGGTGGCGGGCGGTGTTGCTCACTGTTGCGGTATCAACCATATCCGAAGAGGAGATCTCGAAGGCGGGGCTGCCATGGGGCGTCGATCACTAGATATGTTCAAGGCATACAACCCTGAGAATGTGATTACATTTTGTCCTACTTGCCAAATGCAATACACTGAAAACATCAATATCTATTCAGGGCCGCAGGGAGACTCTCTCCCCTTTATTCATATTTCACGCTACCTTATGGAGCGCATAGATGATCTTAAGGCTCTTTTCATTCGGCCGGTAAATAAGCGTGTTGCTGTGCATTTGCACGGCGGAACCGACGGTGTGGAGGAAAACGTTCAAGGGATTTTAAGAAACGTTCCGGGTCTTGAAGTAGTCGAGATTGAGCAGCACGCTGACCATGGTTACCAATGCCCCACACTACATGTCCCGGGAGCGAAGGATGCCTTGCATGAGAAACTTTTTGCGTCGGCAGTAGCGGCAGGGGCAGATTCCATTGCGACGATTTATCATGGCTGTCATCGTGATTTGTGTGGCGAGGAGGGTAATCATCCTGTCGAGGTGGAAAACTTCATGAGCATTCTTGGGCAGGCCATGGGGTTCGAATATCCTGATTGGACGAAAACTTTCAAGCTTTATGAGGATATGGATCGAGTCCTTGACGAGGCTGGTGATTTGTTAAGGGCGAATGGACTAAACCCTGAAAATGTTCGCGAGCAGCTTCAAAAGTCACTCTATTCCTAA
- a CDS encoding glycosyltransferase family 9 protein yields MTAYQKALLNFLKVAPNNGVPTLSGANILVVQIAGMGDFTLATPAIRALRHANPSGKLDLLTSVKGKRAADGCPFIDSIDTLDFLDASQTVGISSFRLLNIISKIFEIRKHRYDIAINMMGLYSSKGAVRMGLFLRSLGTPLLAGRNTLGTGCFYQHAIQENLASPQNERDTHLSLIRHLGVESEDNGELKIWPNEEDEQSAQTILAGTKTKGPLIMVNPGSDRPEKNWPKEQFLQVMFALRETRGAKFLLAGGPAEAQLCSHIASALSSDAFNTVGKISYQGTASLMKKCDLVITSDTAALHLAWAADIPGVALFKKENLGRYRPATGKISCLTGNEDKNMGILNIRPDEVLKVCLEKIDMAS; encoded by the coding sequence ATGACAGCGTACCAAAAAGCGCTGCTCAATTTTCTCAAGGTAGCTCCGAATAACGGCGTACCGACGCTATCAGGCGCGAATATCTTGGTTGTTCAAATTGCGGGTATGGGAGACTTCACTTTGGCGACACCCGCAATTCGGGCCTTGCGCCATGCCAATCCATCAGGAAAATTAGACCTTCTCACCAGCGTCAAGGGCAAGCGGGCGGCGGATGGATGCCCCTTCATCGATTCTATTGATACGCTCGATTTTCTTGACGCTTCGCAGACAGTAGGTATTTCCTCGTTCAGGCTGCTTAACATCATTTCGAAAATTTTCGAGATCCGGAAACACCGCTACGACATCGCAATAAATATGATGGGCCTATACTCTTCAAAGGGTGCGGTTCGGATGGGCTTATTTCTCAGGAGCCTGGGAACACCGCTCCTGGCTGGGCGCAACACACTTGGAACTGGCTGTTTCTATCAACACGCCATTCAGGAAAATCTCGCTTCACCCCAAAATGAAAGAGATACCCATCTCTCTCTTATTCGACATCTTGGCGTTGAAAGTGAAGATAACGGCGAACTTAAAATATGGCCCAATGAGGAAGATGAACAAAGCGCACAAACGATTTTAGCGGGAACAAAAACAAAAGGGCCTTTGATTATGGTGAACCCAGGCAGCGACCGCCCGGAGAAAAATTGGCCTAAGGAGCAATTCCTGCAAGTTATGTTTGCTTTGCGCGAAACACGCGGAGCCAAATTCTTATTGGCCGGAGGGCCCGCCGAGGCGCAGCTCTGCTCTCATATTGCCAGCGCTTTATCCTCTGATGCTTTCAACACAGTGGGGAAGATCAGCTATCAAGGCACCGCCTCATTAATGAAAAAATGCGATCTTGTTATCACGTCCGATACTGCCGCGCTCCACCTTGCCTGGGCGGCAGATATTCCCGGAGTCGCCCTATTCAAAAAAGAGAACTTGGGGCGCTACCGTCCCGCCACCGGAAAAATATCATGTCTTACCGGAAACGAAGACAAAAATATGGGAATTTTGAATATCCGACCTGATGAAGTGCTAAAAGTCTGCCTTGAAAAAATAGACATGGCGAGTTGA
- the galE gene encoding UDP-glucose 4-epimerase GalE: MAGKSNILVTGGAGYIGSHACKVLSGAGYVPVTYDNLSLGHRDAVKYGPFVEGDLSDGERLRAVLSEYEVGAVVHFAANAYVGESVENPRKYFRNNVVNSLNLLEAMVDADVKHLVYSSTCAIYGMPDKVPIPEEHSQNPVSPYGESKRIVENMVRWFCEAYGLSCVALRYFNAAGADMDGDIGESHVPETHLIPIVIETALGKRTQMEIYGSDYSTRDGTAVRDYVHVTDLASAHLKALEYLIDGGSSDAFNLGTGQGRTVREIIQAVENVCGRTVPSKEGERRPGDAVELVADARRAKEILGWQPLFSELEQIVASAWKWHSKSD, from the coding sequence GTGGCGGGAAAGAGCAACATATTGGTCACTGGCGGTGCCGGATATATCGGTTCACATGCCTGTAAAGTTTTGTCGGGCGCAGGGTATGTGCCGGTTACATACGACAATCTGTCTCTAGGGCATCGCGACGCTGTCAAATACGGTCCTTTTGTGGAGGGAGATCTTTCCGATGGCGAGCGTCTTCGGGCAGTACTCTCGGAATACGAAGTGGGGGCCGTTGTCCATTTTGCAGCTAATGCCTATGTGGGAGAGTCCGTTGAAAATCCGCGGAAATATTTTAGAAACAATGTGGTCAATTCTTTAAATTTGCTCGAAGCGATGGTGGATGCCGATGTGAAACATTTAGTTTACTCATCAACCTGTGCAATTTACGGAATGCCAGACAAAGTGCCTATTCCTGAAGAACATTCACAAAATCCGGTGAGTCCCTATGGCGAATCGAAGCGAATCGTCGAAAATATGGTGCGCTGGTTTTGTGAAGCATATGGTCTCTCATGTGTGGCTTTGCGGTATTTTAATGCAGCGGGTGCCGATATGGACGGTGATATAGGAGAGAGCCATGTTCCGGAGACCCACTTGATTCCAATTGTCATTGAGACGGCTCTCGGGAAGCGAACGCAAATGGAAATTTATGGGAGCGATTATTCCACGAGAGATGGGACCGCTGTAAGGGATTATGTCCATGTAACGGATCTCGCTTCAGCACATTTAAAAGCGCTTGAATATCTTATTGACGGCGGCTCATCGGATGCTTTTAATTTGGGGACAGGGCAGGGCCGTACTGTTCGCGAAATCATTCAAGCTGTCGAGAATGTGTGTGGAAGAACTGTGCCTAGCAAGGAAGGAGAACGGCGACCAGGAGATGCTGTGGAATTGGTTGCCGACGCAAGACGAGCTAAGGAAATCCTTGGGTGGCAGCCTCTTTTTTCAGAGCTGGAACAGATTGTAGCATCCGCTTGGAAATGGCATTCAAAATCTGACTAG
- a CDS encoding macrocin O-methyltransferase, which yields MNLIKSSLKKIIGRFGFEVVRKGSVPADQRRIRSDFRPEDLHTIKSVESHTQTSPERLLALIRAVEYTVKHQIPGDIVECGVWKGGSMMAIAKTLIQLGVTDRELYLYDTFDGMSPPTGNDVSLWGVNAKEEFQKFHEDNDDETDLFKMNIVPLDEVKTAVFSVGYDKKRFHFVKGKVEETIPGIIPNSIAILRLDTDWYSSTRHEMEHLFPRLSPGGVLIIDDYGEWQGARAAVDEYIKKNKLKILLNRIDYTGRIAVKTR from the coding sequence ATGAATCTGATCAAATCCTCATTGAAAAAAATAATCGGAAGATTCGGTTTTGAAGTTGTCCGGAAGGGTTCGGTACCCGCAGACCAAAGGCGGATTCGAAGCGATTTCCGGCCGGAAGATCTCCATACGATTAAGTCAGTTGAATCCCACACCCAAACGAGCCCGGAACGGCTCCTCGCTCTGATTCGCGCGGTAGAATACACCGTGAAGCATCAAATTCCAGGAGATATTGTCGAATGCGGAGTTTGGAAGGGTGGAAGTATGATGGCAATAGCGAAAACCCTGATTCAATTAGGGGTCACAGATCGCGAACTCTATCTCTACGACACCTTCGATGGAATGTCACCGCCAACGGGTAATGATGTGTCCCTCTGGGGGGTGAATGCAAAAGAAGAATTTCAAAAGTTCCACGAAGACAACGATGACGAGACTGACCTGTTCAAAATGAACATCGTTCCCCTAGATGAAGTGAAAACTGCAGTATTCAGCGTGGGATATGATAAGAAGCGATTCCATTTCGTAAAAGGCAAGGTCGAAGAAACAATCCCCGGAATTATTCCGAATTCGATAGCCATTTTGCGGCTAGACACCGACTGGTACAGTTCTACGAGACATGAAATGGAACATCTTTTCCCTCGACTCTCTCCGGGAGGTGTTTTGATCATCGATGACTACGGAGAATGGCAGGGTGCCCGAGCCGCAGTAGATGAATACATTAAGAAAAACAAATTGAAAATCCTGCTCAATCGGATCGACTACACCGGGAGGATTGCGGTGAAGACCCGCTGA
- a CDS encoding glycosyltransferase family 4 protein yields the protein MRILLCNEHYCPVGGAEIYMLDVAVRLEELGHEVGVLHDTPMDPALEGRRPSFHVPGSLGFFQDQSRQAVNEVRGAVRQFSPDLIYQIQVLDPAVSQVLSEAAPVVRYVMGLRLTCPSGRRMPQTWDGICTKPFDVHCLWKAHTQLCMPRRPDTALKVWNKVRRSRQANKEFARLLLPSRYVRDLLIEGGFSTEQLEVLHLYADVDEKITANKPGRERRIVALGRLIPEKGFQCLIEALDYIKVPALLEIIGDGSEASSLRELAVKAPERHTVIFSEWLPKERIFEVFTQGRVAAVPSIWPEPFGMVGVESMAHGLPAVAFDVGGISDWLTDGKTGTLIPRKDIPAMGQALEAYLTDYDLAERHGVAGRQDVLGRFLPAHHMNRLMEVFEEVRSNSTV from the coding sequence ATGCGTATATTGCTGTGCAATGAGCACTATTGTCCTGTTGGAGGTGCCGAAATCTACATGCTCGACGTGGCCGTTCGTTTGGAAGAATTGGGCCACGAGGTCGGCGTTCTCCACGACACGCCAATGGATCCAGCTCTCGAAGGGCGCCGCCCTTCTTTCCACGTCCCTGGTTCGCTGGGATTTTTTCAGGACCAATCTCGCCAAGCGGTAAATGAAGTTCGAGGCGCTGTGCGCCAGTTCTCGCCCGACCTCATTTATCAAATTCAGGTGCTCGATCCGGCTGTTTCCCAAGTCCTCTCTGAGGCAGCACCTGTGGTGCGCTATGTTATGGGCCTTCGGCTCACTTGTCCCTCGGGAAGGCGCATGCCTCAAACCTGGGATGGTATCTGCACTAAGCCGTTCGATGTACATTGCCTGTGGAAGGCGCACACGCAGCTATGTATGCCTCGCCGTCCCGACACTGCCCTAAAAGTTTGGAATAAAGTGAGACGTAGTAGGCAGGCCAACAAAGAATTTGCCCGTTTGCTCTTACCCAGCCGATATGTGCGCGATTTGCTTATCGAAGGTGGTTTTTCGACTGAGCAGCTCGAGGTGCTACATCTCTACGCTGATGTGGATGAAAAAATAACTGCCAACAAGCCTGGGCGTGAGCGCCGGATCGTCGCGCTGGGTAGACTTATTCCAGAGAAGGGATTTCAGTGTTTAATCGAGGCATTGGATTACATTAAAGTACCAGCCTTGCTGGAGATTATCGGTGACGGATCTGAGGCCTCCTCCTTGAGGGAGTTGGCTGTGAAAGCCCCGGAGCGGCACACGGTCATTTTTTCAGAATGGCTTCCCAAGGAGCGCATTTTTGAGGTCTTTACCCAGGGTCGTGTAGCAGCTGTGCCGTCCATCTGGCCTGAGCCTTTTGGGATGGTAGGGGTTGAGTCAATGGCTCATGGGCTTCCTGCCGTGGCATTTGATGTTGGGGGCATCTCCGACTGGCTTACTGATGGAAAAACGGGCACGCTGATTCCGAGAAAAGATATTCCTGCCATGGGCCAGGCTCTCGAAGCGTATCTCACCGATTACGATTTGGCCGAGCGCCATGGCGTTGCAGGGCGCCAGGATGTGCTCGGGAGATTTCTCCCCGCTCACCATATGAATCGGCTCATGGAAGTTTTTGAAGAAGTTAGGTCAAATTCCACCGTATAA
- a CDS encoding oligosaccharide flippase family protein: MDPISQETNGPQAGGERKREAVSRRVKRGFVWSQIGGILDYGFYLVFAVLIARAIGVREFGFYGTIVSYASLGLILTGLGLDRATIVRGAPLAENKLGMMKCLMRRFIAVRLGAGVFVATVLFVLAGPLMSYLLQPRVGYLLSWMGPYIVSMGLTSLLMAYFSARMDLRNPKIAKALVQLINVAGAGWIYKNGGSAGVVLFLLSVTSILTMLTLGWMSRSIFSGQEEKVDFVPVRLFCKSQTAMEIVTFITGKNADIILLNILLAGTIQVGFYNVSSALVLAISTMLIAGVGDIALTATSVMANKGEPDQLRRAWRFSVKSGVLLTVPYMVFAFGIAPAIVATFLDRTYLPAAEVFRIAVMGQILVSILGGGSHANILLSSDRHEALRNIRVVMGFANIVFNLLLIPRWGAAGAAGATAIAAVGRVFWEYREVEKLQRFPLPGRAIISMTAASIVATLIVVWFPFSRWVYLLTSGLGFTAVFVLLAWILKPYDEEDAPVIRRAGYPFDGLARFICRNS; the protein is encoded by the coding sequence ATGGATCCAATATCCCAAGAGACTAATGGACCGCAGGCCGGCGGAGAAAGAAAGCGGGAGGCCGTTAGCCGGCGCGTCAAGCGGGGATTCGTTTGGAGCCAAATAGGTGGCATCCTTGATTACGGTTTTTATTTGGTTTTTGCGGTTCTTATCGCTCGCGCAATCGGCGTTCGGGAATTCGGTTTTTACGGGACGATTGTCAGCTATGCCTCTTTAGGCCTGATTCTCACTGGCCTCGGCCTGGATCGAGCCACCATTGTTCGCGGTGCTCCCTTGGCGGAAAACAAGCTTGGCATGATGAAATGCCTGATGCGGCGCTTTATCGCGGTCCGGTTGGGCGCAGGCGTATTTGTGGCAACGGTGCTGTTTGTTTTGGCAGGTCCGCTGATGTCTTACCTGCTCCAACCGAGAGTCGGCTATCTGCTGAGTTGGATGGGTCCCTACATCGTTTCCATGGGCCTTACGAGCCTTCTCATGGCATATTTTTCGGCACGGATGGATCTTAGGAATCCTAAGATAGCGAAGGCATTGGTGCAGTTAATCAATGTTGCCGGTGCGGGATGGATATACAAAAATGGCGGAAGTGCAGGTGTCGTTCTTTTTCTTCTGTCGGTAACGAGCATTCTAACAATGCTCACTTTGGGATGGATGAGCCGCAGCATATTTTCCGGGCAAGAAGAGAAAGTGGATTTTGTCCCTGTACGCTTGTTTTGCAAATCGCAGACGGCCATGGAGATTGTTACTTTTATCACGGGAAAAAACGCCGATATTATTCTTCTCAATATCTTGCTTGCCGGGACGATTCAGGTGGGTTTCTATAATGTCTCTTCCGCGCTTGTTTTGGCGATTAGCACCATGCTCATTGCGGGTGTAGGTGATATCGCCCTGACTGCCACTTCTGTCATGGCCAATAAGGGAGAACCGGATCAACTCAGACGCGCATGGAGGTTTAGCGTCAAATCCGGTGTGCTGCTCACGGTCCCATATATGGTGTTTGCTTTTGGTATTGCTCCGGCAATCGTGGCGACGTTCCTGGATCGAACCTACTTGCCCGCTGCCGAGGTGTTCCGTATCGCTGTCATGGGGCAAATTCTGGTCAGTATTCTTGGAGGCGGTTCCCACGCCAACATACTTCTCTCCTCTGACCGACATGAAGCGCTGCGCAATATTCGAGTGGTGATGGGTTTTGCGAATATCGTTTTTAATCTATTGCTAATCCCCAGGTGGGGAGCCGCTGGAGCCGCCGGGGCGACAGCAATCGCTGCGGTTGGCCGGGTATTTTGGGAATATAGAGAAGTGGAAAAATTACAGCGCTTTCCTCTTCCGGGCAGAGCGATTATCTCCATGACTGCGGCGAGCATCGTTGCAACGTTGATCGTCGTATGGTTCCCTTTCAGCAGATGGGTTTATCTTTTGACATCAGGGCTTGGTTTTACCGCTGTTTTCGTCCTATTGGCCTGGATTTTGAAGCCTTATGACGAGGAGGACGCGCCTGTGATCAGGCGGGCGGGCTATCCATTCGATGGTTTGGCACGCTTTATTTGCCGAAATTCATAA
- a CDS encoding class I SAM-dependent methyltransferase: protein MERLLGHENLLREARRVLKPGGRLLLSAPSISPLHGLSFDYYRWTQNVLRIFSEKNGFRVLGVFPTSFLLGVAANFISLSVVENVARGTHVIQSTLCPFFDG, encoded by the coding sequence ATCGAACGTCTTCTCGGACATGAGAATTTGTTGCGGGAGGCGAGGCGAGTCTTAAAGCCCGGTGGACGGCTTCTTTTAAGTGCACCGTCGATTTCACCCCTTCATGGTTTGTCTTTTGATTATTACCGCTGGACCCAAAATGTGTTGCGCATTTTTTCGGAGAAAAACGGGTTCCGCGTTTTGGGTGTTTTCCCGACATCCTTTCTTCTTGGCGTCGCGGCCAATTTTATTTCACTGAGTGTCGTAGAAAATGTTGCACGGGGGACCCATGTGATACAATCCACGTTGTGTCCGTTTTTTGATGGATGA
- a CDS encoding class I SAM-dependent methyltransferase: MMKIPSLPVEKYEAIFRELEGHSDLGEDIKRHLEERDRYLRMLNEVLSSLPEGSHALELGCGTAIDSCILSKRYPQIHFSGLDITRGSLVVSRRVGEQMGERIFLLQGDVFRLPFRTDSIQLIFHQGLVEHFREPDGMMKEQARVLVPGGWSVISVPQTFTGYTVMKKGRIREETWPWGWETSYTAGELIALGKSVGLEPAETRGEGYWRSWGEPTWVLRDLYGKLDRRNPMAGKSPFRMFRHFWDGLWNCMEEIMGHYFCKNVIVSFQKKSSGEESVSAAENALTQPRFGGVSDD, translated from the coding sequence ATGATGAAGATTCCGAGTCTGCCAGTGGAAAAGTACGAAGCCATCTTCCGCGAACTCGAGGGTCACAGTGATCTCGGGGAGGATATTAAGCGCCACCTCGAAGAGCGGGATCGCTATCTTCGTATGCTCAACGAAGTTCTGTCCTCTCTTCCCGAAGGCTCACACGCGCTTGAATTGGGATGTGGAACCGCAATTGACTCCTGTATTCTCTCGAAGCGATATCCACAGATCCATTTTTCCGGGCTCGATATCACTCGGGGCAGCCTCGTCGTTTCAAGGCGTGTAGGCGAGCAGATGGGCGAAAGGATTTTTTTGCTGCAAGGTGATGTTTTTCGACTTCCCTTCCGAACAGATTCGATCCAACTGATTTTCCATCAAGGCTTGGTGGAGCATTTCCGGGAGCCCGATGGAATGATGAAAGAGCAAGCTCGTGTGTTAGTTCCCGGGGGATGGTCCGTTATCAGCGTTCCACAAACATTTACCGGGTATACCGTGATGAAGAAAGGACGGATTCGGGAGGAAACTTGGCCCTGGGGTTGGGAAACGAGCTATACCGCCGGAGAACTTATCGCGCTGGGCAAGAGCGTGGGGTTGGAGCCGGCCGAGACTCGTGGCGAGGGATATTGGCGCTCGTGGGGGGAACCCACATGGGTGCTTCGGGATCTGTACGGGAAATTAGACCGGCGAAATCCGATGGCCGGGAAATCGCCATTTCGCATGTTCCGCCATTTTTGGGATGGTCTTTGGAATTGTATGGAAGAGATCATGGGGCACTATTTCTGCAAAAACGTCATCGTCTCGTTTCAGAAAAAATCATCTGGCGAAGAAAGCGTATCGGCGGCTGAAAACGCATTGACCCAACCTCGGTTCGGTGGGGTGTCAGATGATTAA
- a CDS encoding aquaporin: protein MSQTGRACIAEAIGTFALCFIGAGSIILNAKTGGAVGLIGIAIAHGVILSVMISALGGVSGGHFNPAVTIGFLVTKKQEIGVGVSYIISQLIGGTVAGLLLRIIFAPEVWQKAHLGTPMLGDGVSFGTGILIEIVLTFFLVTAIWGTAVDDRKPDIGGFGIGLTLTADILMGGPLTGASMNPARTFGPALAGGGFDNHLVYWIGPIIGAVIAAVLYNNILIKKD from the coding sequence ATGAGTCAAACTGGAAGAGCGTGTATAGCAGAAGCCATTGGAACTTTTGCACTTTGCTTCATTGGCGCAGGTTCTATCATTCTGAATGCCAAAACAGGCGGTGCCGTTGGACTTATCGGAATCGCTATCGCACACGGGGTCATTCTTTCTGTCATGATTTCCGCCCTCGGTGGTGTATCGGGCGGTCATTTCAATCCAGCAGTGACCATCGGGTTTCTCGTGACGAAAAAGCAGGAAATCGGAGTCGGCGTTTCTTACATCATCAGCCAGCTCATCGGCGGCACCGTCGCCGGCCTGCTGCTGAGAATCATCTTCGCCCCGGAAGTGTGGCAAAAAGCACACCTCGGGACCCCGATGCTGGGCGATGGCGTAAGTTTCGGTACGGGCATCCTTATCGAAATCGTTCTTACCTTTTTCCTCGTCACAGCCATTTGGGGAACGGCGGTGGATGATCGCAAACCCGATATCGGCGGGTTTGGCATCGGATTGACACTCACGGCTGACATCCTCATGGGAGGACCACTCACTGGTGCTTCTATGAACCCGGCCCGCACTTTCGGCCCGGCACTAGCAGGAGGCGGATTCGACAATCACCTCGTCTACTGGATCGGTCCTATCATTGGGGCGGTTATTGCCGCAGTTCTCTACAATAATATTTTGATCAAAAAAGACTAA
- a CDS encoding inositol-3-phosphate synthase translates to MNPIKVAIAGVGNCASSLLQGIEYYRNNPGEDLGLMHRDLGGFGPEDIQVVAAFDIDVRKVDRPLHEAIFAPPNCTKEIWKDVPNLGVTVQMGPILDGVADHMKEYHPDRTFVPAEAEPVDVEKILRDSGAEMLLNYMPVGSEEAARHYAEACLSAGVSFINCMPVFIVSDPEFAKRFTDAGIPVIGDDVKAQLGATILHRTLAKLFEDRGVKIKRTYQLNTGGNTDFLNMLERSRLHSKKISKTSAVQSQLEHPLEPDNIHIGPSDYVPWQEDNKLCFLRIEGEGFGGIPLEIEARLSVEDSPNSAGVVIDAMRLCRIARDRKEAGPLYPVSAYFMKHPPIQIPDNCAKQLLEEFMAGTRKASEPVKVLSDCG, encoded by the coding sequence TTGAACCCCATAAAAGTAGCAATTGCGGGTGTCGGAAATTGCGCGAGTTCGCTCCTGCAAGGCATTGAGTATTATCGAAACAACCCGGGCGAAGACCTCGGACTGATGCACCGCGATCTGGGCGGCTTTGGCCCCGAAGACATCCAGGTCGTCGCAGCCTTCGATATCGATGTCCGCAAAGTAGACCGCCCGCTTCACGAAGCGATTTTTGCGCCGCCTAATTGCACCAAGGAAATTTGGAAAGATGTGCCTAACCTCGGCGTGACAGTTCAAATGGGGCCGATCCTTGATGGGGTGGCCGATCACATGAAGGAATATCATCCCGACCGCACTTTTGTTCCCGCCGAGGCGGAGCCGGTGGATGTAGAGAAAATTCTCCGTGATAGCGGCGCCGAAATGCTTCTCAACTACATGCCGGTTGGATCCGAGGAGGCCGCTCGCCACTACGCCGAGGCGTGCCTCTCCGCCGGTGTTTCATTCATCAACTGTATGCCTGTATTTATTGTCTCGGACCCTGAATTCGCCAAGCGTTTCACCGACGCGGGTATTCCCGTCATTGGTGACGACGTGAAGGCTCAGCTCGGTGCCACGATACTTCACAGAACCCTAGCTAAGCTTTTCGAAGACCGAGGCGTTAAGATCAAACGAACCTATCAGCTCAACACCGGCGGTAACACTGACTTTTTGAACATGCTTGAGCGCTCGAGACTTCATTCGAAGAAAATATCAAAGACGTCCGCCGTACAGAGCCAGTTGGAGCATCCGCTGGAGCCGGACAACATCCACATCGGCCCGAGTGACTATGTTCCTTGGCAAGAAGACAACAAATTATGCTTTCTTCGCATCGAAGGTGAGGGCTTCGGCGGCATTCCCCTTGAGATTGAGGCCCGGCTTTCTGTTGAAGACTCACCCAACTCGGCGGGTGTTGTGATCGATGCAATGCGCCTTTGCCGAATCGCAAGAGACAGAAAAGAGGCGGGCCCACTCTATCCGGTAAGCGCCTACTTCATGAAACACCCGCCAATTCAGATCCCTGATAATTGCGCGAAACAACTCCTTGAGGAATTCATGGCCGGAACCAGAAAAGCATCTGAGCCCGTGAAGGTATTAAGCGACTGCGGCTAA